One segment of Zhihengliuella halotolerans DNA contains the following:
- a CDS encoding GntR family transcriptional regulator, whose protein sequence is MSLPKYYEQKLRILEIIGTSSPGTMIPTERELAERFETSRTTVRKAIAELVVEGRLERTQGRGTFVADPKKIHVRQMTSFSQDMTGYKTDSVVLDLERVPATEEMAVHLDVPAGSTVTRLRRLRRQETEPLAIETAHLPGELSGLEAELAERGSLYATLREAFGIDISAAEDHIETALAAAGDAEVLGVDTGHPLLLVHRTAWDEHGRAAEWTRGLFRGDRFRFIARISK, encoded by the coding sequence ATGAGCCTGCCCAAGTACTACGAGCAGAAACTGCGGATCCTGGAGATCATCGGGACGTCGTCGCCGGGCACGATGATCCCCACCGAGCGCGAACTCGCGGAGCGGTTCGAGACCTCCCGGACCACCGTCCGCAAGGCCATCGCCGAACTTGTCGTCGAAGGACGGCTCGAGCGCACGCAGGGGCGCGGCACGTTCGTGGCGGACCCGAAGAAGATCCACGTGCGCCAGATGACGTCCTTCAGCCAGGACATGACCGGCTACAAGACCGACAGCGTCGTCCTGGACCTGGAGCGCGTCCCGGCCACCGAAGAGATGGCCGTCCACCTGGACGTGCCGGCCGGCTCGACCGTCACCCGACTGCGCCGCCTGCGTCGGCAGGAGACCGAGCCGCTCGCCATCGAGACAGCCCACCTGCCCGGCGAGCTGTCGGGGCTCGAAGCGGAGTTGGCCGAGCGCGGATCGCTCTACGCGACGCTGCGGGAGGCGTTCGGGATCGACATCTCCGCCGCTGAGGACCATATCGAGACGGCCCTGGCCGCCGCCGGCGACGCGGAGGTGCTGGGTGTCGATACGGGCCACCCGCTGCTGCTGGTCCACCGCACCGCCTGGGACGAGCACGGCCGGGCCGCCGAGTGGACGCGCGGTCTGTTCCGCGGGGACCGCTTCCGGTTCATCGCGCGCATCAGCAAGTGA